In Bythopirellula goksoeyrii, a single window of DNA contains:
- a CDS encoding GumC domain-containing protein, which translates to MVSDRFFLFRPPVFLFLSLVLAILVSAFLFWWLPQPFSVTAYMQVDSNTSSMKFLNPEQRFSEKEFEIFKETQLTLLKSQFVLMAALNRGDIRELNVVVKNRPDELTWLQDELQASFPGESKILMISYEGNEDPDEMKKIIDAVVEAYMNEIVAADRIEEFEEMAGLDTVLRQLEVELRSKLEKYYMLEQELESNATANEGKQDDVNEISSRSSKPKGLRNGELRMLEQEIDELEELRRELSLYLRRLKIMDMDNSSVERIKVMQNAFNTEEIDPDMRYGIIALGGVGTFVLVCVILALMGKCFGTRSV; encoded by the coding sequence ATGGTTTCCGATCGTTTCTTTCTGTTTCGTCCACCAGTATTTCTATTCTTGAGTCTTGTGCTGGCGATCCTTGTCAGTGCCTTTTTATTTTGGTGGTTACCTCAGCCCTTCTCTGTAACCGCCTATATGCAAGTCGATAGCAACACCTCAAGCATGAAGTTTCTTAATCCGGAGCAACGGTTTTCGGAGAAAGAATTTGAGATTTTTAAGGAAACCCAACTAACTTTGCTGAAAAGTCAGTTTGTCTTGATGGCTGCACTCAATCGAGGCGATATTCGCGAGCTCAATGTTGTGGTGAAGAATCGTCCGGATGAGCTTACGTGGCTCCAGGATGAACTGCAGGCGTCCTTCCCAGGTGAGAGTAAGATACTCATGATCAGCTATGAGGGTAATGAAGACCCCGACGAAATGAAAAAAATCATCGATGCAGTCGTTGAGGCATACATGAATGAAATAGTAGCTGCAGACAGGATCGAAGAGTTTGAAGAGATGGCGGGACTTGACACGGTATTGAGGCAATTGGAGGTCGAACTTCGCAGCAAGCTAGAAAAGTATTACATGCTTGAACAGGAGCTTGAGAGCAACGCGACTGCAAACGAGGGAAAGCAGGATGATGTGAATGAAATTAGCTCTCGTTCTTCTAAGCCGAAGGGATTACGCAATGGTGAACTGAGGATGCTTGAGCAAGAAATCGATGAGCTCGAAGAACTTCGACGCGAACTATCGCTTTACCTACGAAGACTGAAGATCATGGACATGGACAATTCGAGCGTGGAAAGAATTAAAGTCATGCAAAACGCATTCAACACGGAGGAAATCGATCCCGACATGAGATATGGCATTATAGCGCTGGGCGGAGTTGGCACATTCGTTTTGGTATGCGTAATCTTGGCCTTGATGGGGAAGTGTTTTGGTACGCGGAGTGTGTGA
- the galE gene encoding UDP-glucose 4-epimerase GalE: MKVLLCGGAGYVGSHAAKVLMHEGHEVWVYDNLSEGHRAAVPEGRLIEGDLHDRLALERALREKQIEAVMHFAASCYVGVSVTNPAEYYHNNVVGTLSLLEAMRYVGVKRIVFSSTCATYGVPDVVPITEAEKQSPINPYGFTKLVIEHALADYSHAYGWGYAALRYFNASGAAADGTIGEDHDPETHLIPLVLEVALGKRKNVKIFGDDYPTPDGTCVRDYIHVDDLAAAHLAALEQLEDGTQLKLNLGTGSGASVLEVIEACRHVTGHAIPAVVAPRREGDPPALVADAREANRVLNWQPQHKEIGSIVESAWGWHQKHPEGYGD, from the coding sequence ATGAAAGTATTACTGTGTGGTGGAGCGGGTTACGTCGGTTCGCATGCTGCCAAAGTGCTGATGCACGAAGGGCATGAGGTGTGGGTCTACGACAATCTTTCCGAGGGACATCGAGCGGCAGTGCCCGAGGGGAGGTTGATCGAGGGAGACTTGCACGACCGGCTGGCTTTAGAGAGAGCCCTGCGCGAAAAGCAAATCGAGGCGGTGATGCACTTTGCTGCTTCTTGCTACGTGGGGGTATCGGTCACCAACCCAGCGGAGTATTACCACAATAACGTCGTGGGGACACTCTCACTGTTGGAAGCGATGCGCTATGTGGGGGTAAAGCGAATTGTGTTTTCCAGTACCTGCGCGACCTATGGTGTCCCAGACGTTGTGCCAATCACCGAGGCCGAAAAGCAATCGCCGATCAATCCCTATGGATTTACCAAGCTGGTGATCGAGCACGCGTTGGCCGATTATAGCCATGCGTACGGGTGGGGCTATGCGGCGCTGCGGTACTTCAATGCCTCGGGGGCTGCAGCGGATGGTACGATCGGCGAGGATCACGATCCCGAGACGCATCTCATCCCGCTGGTTTTGGAAGTGGCGTTGGGAAAACGCAAGAACGTGAAAATCTTTGGGGACGATTATCCAACTCCTGACGGCACTTGCGTTCGCGATTATATCCACGTCGACGATCTGGCGGCGGCGCACTTGGCTGCGCTGGAGCAGCTTGAGGATGGAACTCAGCTTAAATTGAATCTCGGCACCGGCAGTGGGGCGAGTGTGTTGGAGGTGATCGAGGCTTGCCGCCACGTGACGGGTCATGCCATCCCGGCTGTGGTGGCCCCGCGCCGTGAAGGGGATCCGCCGGCGCTGGTAGCCGATGCCCGCGAGGCGAACCGGGTGCTCAACTGGCAACCGCAGCATAAAGAGATCGGGTCGATTGTGGAAAGTGCCTGGGGTTGGCACCAGAAACACCCGGAAGGGTATGGGGATTGA
- a CDS encoding TIGR03032 family protein: MTEQSEDSADEKIPQRPLKCRLQGNFAAWLHRSGGSLAITTYTSGKLVLVGSTDSKLAINAHKFARPMGMARNGSRLAIAVREQILTFRLQDDGKFIPERTYDTGKVNAHDLAFGRRGIYFANTRFNCLARVSDRKQFVQCWLPPFISTMFAQDRCHLNGLGMQAGSPAMATAFCETDEKNDWRKEDRFTSGVLIDVARNEIVARNLCMPHSPRRYRRAWWLCNSGHGSLSRFDPSSSECQEVCALPGFTRGLCFTGKYALVGLSKIRPKHILDAPPVRARHGELTAGVALVNLSTGKQEGLLEFVEGGNEVFEVAFLRDVKEPRLQHEKET, encoded by the coding sequence ATGACAGAGCAAAGCGAAGATTCTGCTGACGAAAAAATACCCCAGCGACCGCTCAAGTGCCGCTTGCAGGGCAACTTCGCTGCATGGCTGCACCGCTCGGGCGGGAGTCTGGCAATCACCACTTACACCTCTGGCAAGCTGGTTCTGGTTGGCAGCACCGACAGCAAGCTTGCTATCAACGCCCATAAATTCGCCCGCCCGATGGGCATGGCCCGCAATGGCAGCCGACTCGCCATTGCGGTCCGCGAGCAGATCCTTACCTTCCGTCTGCAAGATGATGGCAAGTTCATCCCCGAGCGAACCTACGACACAGGCAAAGTGAATGCCCACGACCTTGCCTTCGGTCGTCGCGGCATTTACTTCGCCAATACCCGATTCAATTGCTTGGCTCGCGTCTCCGACCGCAAACAGTTTGTCCAGTGTTGGCTACCTCCATTTATTTCCACGATGTTCGCCCAAGACCGTTGCCACTTGAACGGCCTTGGAATGCAGGCAGGCTCACCAGCCATGGCCACCGCTTTCTGCGAGACCGATGAAAAAAATGATTGGCGCAAAGAAGACCGTTTCACTTCTGGCGTACTCATCGATGTGGCTCGCAACGAGATCGTCGCGCGCAATCTCTGCATGCCCCACTCGCCCCGTCGTTATCGACGAGCATGGTGGTTGTGCAACTCGGGCCATGGCTCGCTCTCGCGATTCGATCCCAGCAGCAGCGAATGTCAGGAAGTCTGCGCACTGCCAGGGTTCACGCGGGGGTTATGCTTCACTGGCAAATACGCGCTCGTGGGCCTCTCCAAAATCCGCCCCAAGCACATCCTCGACGCCCCCCCGGTCCGCGCGCGCCACGGGGAGCTAACGGCTGGCGTTGCACTCGTGAATCTATCCACCGGCAAACAAGAGGGGCTGCTGGAATTCGTTGAGGGGGGCAACGAAGTGTTTGAAGTTGCTTTCTTACGCGACGTCAAAGAGCCTCGCCTGCAACATGAAAAAGAAACCTAG
- a CDS encoding serine/threonine-protein kinase yields MFHLYLLTYSPTHQCEYCYFKNVEAETAFYSIAMTTHHSSLSKPAAQSDEDRWDRVARAIDALSEAWEAHFSQGAAEPRLAEFLPSEDEQFVKLVLPELVKLDLEYRWQYGRSPLRVEEYAAEFPVLGTSVELPVDLIHEELQVRMQAGDRVTEEEIRERFPEQATSLCALVGGMAVSGSPTCTYYGSTVRSDALKGKGEGPSQLEEIPLRFEAGQTVDDFQLLTELGSGAFAQVFLARQMSMERLVALKISKHTGSEPQTLAQLDHQYVVRVFDQRASTSPPARLLYMEVIPGGTVFDVVKRVRSTPQKQRTGQLLLDVVDEHLGSSGTARPDGSSHRHWLEETSWPLVVARLGAQLAEGLGYAHSRGVLHRDIKPANVLLSPEGLPKLADFNVSYNGGRADEDPAEAFGGSLAYMSPEQLQACHPVLGGSPQLVRGQSDVYSLGVMLWELLVGTRPFDDGPSDGGSLAHIQRMIDRRHYADFNAMRQALPSDCPESLRKVLMKCLASRKEERYQTADEVARELRLCLEPRCWKLLQEPRSAIVKLMLALPIPTVVIAGLLPNALAGRFNLLYNRSRITPDLSEWFETVQLWINGIVFPLGVLVGVWVVRKIARQLDRTKPQLSAEGGKQVLFFGWFVSLLTLGMWSVSGLVFPLVMNMGGEIEGVVGFYSHFFMSLALCGISAAVFPYFILTALAVRVYFPAIVRNGLVAGPRWRDLQKLKKLNLIHLALSALVPMLGILLVTASGGDDSRRWALMVVSGVGIIGFAAMFILERYIDSNIAALEKIAIETPRGV; encoded by the coding sequence GTGTTCCATCTGTACCTACTCACTTACTCACCCACTCACCAGTGCGAGTATTGTTACTTCAAGAATGTTGAGGCGGAAACTGCTTTCTATTCCATCGCTATGACCACGCACCATTCTAGCCTATCGAAGCCAGCCGCCCAGAGCGATGAGGATCGTTGGGATCGGGTTGCTCGTGCTATTGATGCGTTGTCGGAGGCATGGGAGGCCCATTTCTCGCAGGGGGCGGCTGAACCGCGGCTGGCGGAGTTTTTGCCTAGCGAGGATGAGCAGTTCGTGAAATTGGTGCTCCCCGAGTTGGTGAAGCTCGATCTCGAATATCGCTGGCAATATGGTCGATCGCCCCTGAGGGTGGAGGAGTATGCTGCCGAGTTTCCTGTTTTGGGCACATCGGTAGAACTGCCAGTGGACTTGATCCACGAAGAATTGCAGGTGCGGATGCAAGCTGGGGATCGGGTGACTGAGGAGGAGATCCGCGAACGATTTCCCGAGCAGGCAACTTCACTCTGTGCACTCGTGGGGGGGATGGCGGTCTCGGGTTCGCCAACGTGTACCTATTACGGCTCAACTGTCAGGAGCGATGCCCTGAAAGGAAAAGGTGAGGGACCGTCGCAGCTTGAAGAGATTCCGCTTCGTTTTGAGGCGGGACAAACCGTCGATGATTTTCAACTTCTCACTGAACTGGGAAGCGGGGCATTCGCCCAAGTGTTTCTTGCCAGGCAGATGTCCATGGAGCGACTGGTCGCATTAAAGATTTCTAAACACACCGGCAGCGAACCGCAGACGCTTGCGCAGCTAGACCATCAGTACGTCGTGCGCGTGTTTGACCAACGGGCAAGTACTTCGCCGCCGGCGCGGCTGTTGTACATGGAAGTCATCCCCGGCGGCACGGTGTTCGACGTGGTGAAGCGGGTGCGTAGCACACCCCAGAAACAACGCACGGGGCAATTGCTACTGGATGTGGTGGACGAACATCTTGGGTCGAGTGGTACGGCCCGGCCTGATGGGTCTTCGCATCGGCACTGGCTGGAGGAAACCAGCTGGCCGCTGGTGGTCGCTCGCTTGGGAGCCCAGTTGGCCGAAGGGTTGGGATACGCGCACTCGCGCGGCGTACTGCATCGCGATATCAAGCCTGCCAATGTACTGTTGTCTCCCGAGGGATTGCCGAAGCTGGCGGATTTTAATGTGAGTTACAACGGCGGACGGGCCGACGAGGATCCGGCCGAGGCGTTTGGTGGATCGTTGGCCTACATGTCGCCGGAGCAATTGCAGGCGTGTCACCCAGTGTTGGGTGGTTCCCCTCAATTGGTGCGCGGGCAGAGTGATGTCTATTCGCTGGGAGTGATGCTGTGGGAACTATTGGTCGGTACGCGTCCCTTTGATGATGGGCCTTCCGACGGTGGGTCGCTAGCACATATTCAGCGGATGATTGATCGGCGGCACTACGCGGATTTCAATGCGATGCGTCAGGCGCTGCCGAGCGATTGCCCCGAGTCGCTGCGCAAAGTACTGATGAAATGCCTCGCCTCGCGGAAGGAAGAACGCTATCAGACGGCCGACGAAGTCGCTCGGGAGTTGCGGCTTTGTTTGGAACCGCGTTGCTGGAAGTTGTTGCAAGAACCGCGGAGCGCGATCGTCAAACTAATGCTGGCGCTGCCGATTCCGACGGTCGTGATCGCGGGGTTGTTGCCCAATGCCTTGGCTGGCCGTTTCAACCTGCTCTACAATCGCAGTCGGATTACTCCGGATTTGTCGGAGTGGTTCGAGACAGTGCAACTTTGGATCAACGGGATCGTCTTCCCACTCGGAGTGTTGGTGGGAGTGTGGGTGGTGCGGAAGATTGCCCGCCAACTGGATCGCACGAAACCTCAATTGTCCGCAGAGGGGGGGAAACAAGTACTATTCTTCGGCTGGTTTGTTTCACTGCTGACGCTGGGGATGTGGAGTGTCTCCGGTTTGGTCTTTCCGCTCGTGATGAACATGGGCGGAGAGATCGAGGGGGTCGTCGGCTTCTATTCGCATTTCTTTATGTCGTTGGCGCTTTGTGGAATCTCGGCGGCGGTGTTCCCTTATTTTATTCTGACGGCGTTGGCAGTGAGAGTTTACTTTCCCGCTATCGTGCGCAACGGCCTTGTGGCTGGGCCACGATGGCGTGATCTGCAGAAGCTCAAGAAACTTAATTTGATCCATTTGGCGCTGTCAGCACTTGTGCCCATGCTGGGAATTTTACTCGTGACCGCGTCGGGTGGTGATGACTCCCGGCGGTGGGCGCTGATGGTGGTGAGCGGTGTGGGAATCATCGGCTTCGCGGCGATGTTTATTCTCGAGCGATACATCGATTCGAATATCGCGGCGCTGGAGAAGATCGCGATCGAGACCCCGCGAGGAGTTTAG
- a CDS encoding sigma-70 family RNA polymerase sigma factor encodes MASLRTGDENALVEFLKTNEASLLAFIRSRIGSQLQKKIEPEDILQEASIEAIRILPTTDLSTWDPLHWLFQICERKVIDAHRKFFASQKRDASREAAIPDGSEAAGLGDLLAASMTTPSAAFSRDQKQIAMLAALDTLPEDQREALRLRYLVGLSSKEIAKKIGKTDGATRVMISRALSRLHEMLAE; translated from the coding sequence TTGGCCTCTCTGCGAACCGGCGATGAAAATGCGCTCGTAGAGTTCCTAAAAACGAACGAGGCTTCGCTCTTGGCGTTTATTCGCAGTCGCATTGGTTCGCAGCTGCAGAAAAAAATCGAGCCCGAGGACATCCTCCAAGAAGCCAGCATCGAGGCGATTCGCATCCTGCCGACCACCGACCTCTCGACTTGGGACCCGCTGCATTGGCTTTTTCAGATCTGCGAGCGGAAAGTTATCGATGCCCACCGCAAGTTCTTTGCCAGCCAAAAACGCGATGCCAGTCGCGAAGCTGCCATCCCCGACGGTAGCGAGGCGGCCGGCTTGGGCGATCTCTTGGCCGCTAGCATGACCACCCCCAGCGCCGCTTTCTCCCGCGACCAGAAACAAATTGCCATGCTCGCCGCCCTGGATACCCTCCCCGAAGACCAGCGCGAGGCATTGCGACTGCGCTATCTGGTCGGTCTCTCGTCTAAAGAAATCGCCAAGAAGATTGGCAAAACCGACGGGGCGACCCGAGTGATGATCTCCCGGGCGTTGAGTCGGTTGCATGAAATGCTGGCAGAATGA
- a CDS encoding RNA polymerase sigma factor has product MSQSPISKDAKLAPTELAQLVREHQADIWRYLRYLGATPSDADDLTQETFLAVARANFIEQSPPQTAAYLRTAARNQLLMARRREKHQINTVELATAEQVWSTLVPDTGTAGLFAALADCLEKLEGRALAVIDGFYRDRRSREELAHEMRMKPDGVKTLLRRTREVLRNCIEKRTES; this is encoded by the coding sequence ATGAGCCAATCCCCGATCAGCAAAGACGCCAAATTGGCCCCGACCGAGCTAGCCCAACTGGTCCGCGAGCACCAAGCCGACATTTGGCGTTACCTTCGCTACCTCGGTGCCACGCCCAGCGACGCCGACGATCTCACGCAAGAAACCTTTTTGGCCGTCGCCCGAGCAAACTTCATCGAACAAAGCCCACCCCAGACGGCAGCGTACCTGCGAACCGCGGCTCGCAACCAACTACTGATGGCCCGCCGCCGGGAAAAACACCAAATCAACACCGTCGAACTTGCCACCGCAGAACAAGTCTGGAGCACCCTGGTCCCCGATACCGGAACCGCCGGCTTGTTCGCAGCCTTGGCTGACTGCCTGGAAAAACTCGAAGGCCGCGCCCTTGCGGTGATTGATGGTTTTTACCGAGACCGGCGCAGCCGCGAGGAACTCGCACACGAGATGCGTATGAAACCCGACGGCGTGAAGACGCTGCTAAGGCGCACGCGAGAAGTCCTACGCAACTGTATCGAGAAGCGAACTGAAAGTTGA
- a CDS encoding vWA domain-containing protein — protein MNDKNQHDWHDTLIDRGLAELVGGETPPDLTDRILAAADSNQAEKVTLAEGTETMNTANSTTKVWITLAVAVSLGGVVVGLLLPEVKEARETARRSEMQQVEQRNPIQHPNTEVGDSLHLPQGKLDVTGQANAEPSSQEGEEFAFNLGFARAKPQTKQESSGSESDKSINQELRIRRLGRSSRSNESPSSPTMPSPYYLSDDVQYYASGSGNKVPARESIRSAGQRFSSDAGFKPSFGRQLNEWGLPPQQGTGPDTSGDQYTRINENPFIKAVGGDAVSTFSIDVDTASYANVRQFLEQSRRLPPPDAVRIEELVNYFDYDYAGPTEDSPFAAHMEIAACPWNAEHRLARIGIKGREIDRQARPQSNLVFLIDVSGSMNDPNKLPLLIEGMKLLTRELGENDKVAIVVYASSERLALESTRGDQQQTILAALDQLRSGGSTAGGAGIELAYKTAQDNFIKGGVNRVILCTDGDFNVGVTNTADLERMAEQKAKESGVFLTVLGFGRGNLNDAMMEAISGKGNGNYHYVDNLTEARKVLVEEMVGTLVTIAKDVKIQVEFNPAQVAGYRLIGYENRMLRTEDFNDDKKDAGEIGAGHTVTALYEIIPAGKRVDTPAVDELKYQPPLADLAETAKTQASDSDSSGELLTLKLRYKLPDADTSTKIEFPITDKGESFADASDDFKFASTVASFGMLLRSSQYSGNATYDTVLETASTASSRDPHGYRAEFMDLVRIAKQLQR, from the coding sequence ATGAACGACAAGAACCAACACGACTGGCACGACACTCTCATCGACCGCGGCCTGGCCGAACTGGTCGGCGGCGAAACGCCCCCCGATCTGACCGATCGTATCCTCGCCGCGGCTGACTCAAACCAGGCAGAGAAGGTAACTCTTGCAGAAGGAACCGAGACGATGAATACAGCAAACTCAACCACCAAAGTTTGGATCACCCTCGCCGTCGCTGTATCGCTTGGTGGCGTCGTCGTAGGTTTACTCTTGCCGGAGGTCAAAGAGGCTCGCGAAACGGCACGACGTAGCGAGATGCAGCAAGTCGAGCAACGAAATCCTATCCAGCATCCGAATACAGAAGTTGGAGATTCACTACATCTACCTCAGGGGAAGTTGGATGTTACTGGGCAGGCAAATGCTGAACCATCATCGCAGGAAGGAGAAGAATTCGCTTTTAATTTGGGATTCGCTCGGGCCAAACCTCAAACCAAGCAGGAAAGTTCTGGAAGCGAAAGTGACAAAAGCATCAATCAAGAACTACGCATTAGGCGGTTAGGCAGGTCTTCTCGTTCTAATGAATCCCCCTCCTCTCCGACCATGCCCAGTCCTTATTACTTGTCTGACGACGTACAGTACTACGCCTCTGGTAGTGGTAATAAAGTCCCAGCGAGAGAAAGCATTCGAAGCGCCGGCCAACGATTCAGCAGCGATGCTGGTTTCAAACCTAGCTTCGGTCGACAATTAAATGAGTGGGGATTGCCTCCCCAGCAAGGCACCGGCCCCGACACCTCGGGCGACCAGTACACCCGCATCAACGAAAACCCCTTTATCAAAGCCGTGGGTGGCGACGCGGTCAGCACGTTTTCGATCGACGTTGATACGGCCAGCTATGCCAATGTGCGGCAATTCCTTGAGCAATCCCGTCGCCTGCCGCCGCCTGATGCCGTGCGGATCGAGGAACTGGTCAACTATTTTGACTACGACTACGCCGGGCCTACCGAAGACAGTCCTTTTGCTGCCCACATGGAAATCGCCGCCTGTCCCTGGAACGCCGAGCATCGACTGGCGCGGATTGGCATCAAGGGCCGTGAGATCGATCGCCAGGCACGACCTCAATCGAACCTTGTATTTCTGATCGATGTCTCCGGGTCGATGAATGATCCGAATAAGCTGCCGCTCTTGATTGAAGGCATGAAACTCCTCACTCGCGAGTTGGGCGAGAACGACAAGGTCGCCATCGTGGTCTACGCCTCCAGCGAAAGACTAGCGCTGGAGAGCACCCGCGGTGATCAACAGCAGACGATCCTCGCGGCGCTCGATCAATTGCGATCAGGTGGTTCCACTGCTGGCGGGGCGGGCATCGAACTTGCTTATAAAACCGCCCAGGACAATTTCATCAAAGGGGGCGTCAACCGCGTGATCCTTTGCACCGATGGCGATTTCAACGTGGGGGTCACTAACACCGCCGACCTTGAGCGGATGGCCGAACAGAAGGCGAAGGAGTCCGGCGTGTTCCTCACAGTCCTTGGCTTCGGTCGCGGCAATCTCAACGACGCGATGATGGAAGCGATCAGCGGCAAAGGGAACGGCAACTATCACTACGTCGACAATCTCACCGAGGCCCGCAAGGTTCTCGTGGAAGAGATGGTCGGCACACTGGTGACGATCGCGAAAGACGTGAAGATTCAAGTTGAGTTTAACCCGGCCCAAGTCGCCGGATACCGTCTGATTGGTTACGAGAACCGCATGTTGCGCACCGAGGATTTCAACGACGACAAGAAAGACGCTGGTGAAATCGGTGCGGGGCACACAGTGACCGCGCTCTACGAAATCATCCCCGCGGGGAAGCGTGTCGATACGCCGGCCGTTGACGAGCTCAAGTACCAACCGCCGCTCGCCGACTTAGCGGAGACCGCGAAGACGCAAGCGAGTGATTCAGATTCGAGTGGTGAATTGCTGACTTTGAAACTCCGTTACAAACTCCCCGACGCCGATACGAGCACGAAGATCGAGTTCCCCATCACCGACAAGGGCGAATCCTTCGCCGACGCGAGTGACGACTTTAAGTTCGCCTCCACAGTGGCCAGCTTCGGGATGTTGCTCCGAAGTTCCCAGTACAGCGGCAACGCCACCTACGACACCGTTCTAGAAACCGCCTCCACCGCCAGCAGTCGCGACCCCCACGGCTACCGCGCTGAGTTCATGGATCTGGTGCGCATTGCCAAGCAATTACAACGATAG
- the recG gene encoding ATP-dependent DNA helicase RecG produces the protein MNDAIKQTLLSPVESLRHVGRERARLLERMGIRTASDLLFDFPRDYQDLSDERPIGELEEDELQSVRGTVTEIAIANKGFGKSRVSILVQDESGSLRATWFNQPFMFGKFHEGQQLLLTAKPKMRGMMWEMSHPQITWLADEEDPLAGRKLLPVYALTEGLSQYYMRRMAWSAVEELAEVPEEVFPEELLRRYGIAPLAEAIRGIHQPADQETLERARRRFIFQELFVLQLAVSTRRALQRSLPAPPLPATTKVDARIRRLLPFELTESQNRAIAEVSADMALDRPMNRLLQGDVGSGKTLVALYAMLVAVAHGKQAVLMAPTEILARQHADTLAGMLEASRVRFAVLAGGTAKGEREQILAEIASGEINVVLGTHAVIQDSVKFKDLGLVVIDEQHKFGVKQRAALRQGDMSPHYLVMTATPIPRTVTMTLFGDLDISTLTELPGGRQPINTYLVEPDHQARWWQFVRDRLREGRQAYVVAPLVDESETISAPSVAEAFEQLTNGELEAFRMALLHGRMTAADKQETMDLFRDGETQVLVSTSVIEVGVDVPNASVMTVAGAERFGLAQLHQLRGRVGRGNHAGFCGVLVSEELSEQGRERLTAFSKSTDGFALAELDFSMRGPGDLFGTQQHGLPPLRLADLQRDREILEEARREAQLLVSEDPGLKHAEHERLREQMLKRYGEALDISDVG, from the coding sequence CGGGCTCGGCTGTTGGAGCGGATGGGAATTCGCACGGCAAGCGATCTGCTCTTTGATTTTCCCCGCGACTATCAAGACCTCTCAGACGAGCGGCCGATCGGAGAGCTTGAAGAAGACGAGTTGCAGAGTGTGCGCGGGACCGTGACCGAGATCGCCATAGCGAACAAGGGGTTTGGCAAGAGTCGTGTCTCGATCCTGGTGCAGGATGAGAGTGGCTCGCTGCGGGCAACTTGGTTCAATCAGCCGTTCATGTTTGGCAAGTTTCACGAAGGACAACAACTTCTACTCACCGCCAAGCCGAAGATGCGGGGGATGATGTGGGAGATGTCTCACCCACAGATCACCTGGTTGGCCGACGAAGAAGACCCACTTGCCGGTCGGAAGTTGTTGCCTGTCTATGCGCTGACCGAGGGATTGTCGCAGTACTACATGCGTCGAATGGCGTGGTCGGCGGTGGAAGAACTTGCCGAGGTGCCGGAAGAAGTGTTTCCGGAGGAGTTGCTGCGACGCTATGGAATTGCACCACTTGCCGAGGCAATTCGTGGGATCCACCAACCGGCGGATCAGGAAACCCTGGAACGCGCGCGGCGACGATTTATCTTTCAGGAACTGTTTGTGTTGCAGCTGGCCGTTTCGACGCGGCGGGCTTTGCAACGTTCGCTGCCAGCGCCACCTCTACCGGCGACCACCAAGGTTGATGCGCGTATTCGGCGGCTTCTGCCGTTTGAACTGACCGAGAGTCAGAACCGCGCGATTGCCGAGGTGAGTGCCGACATGGCTCTCGATCGCCCCATGAATCGCTTGCTGCAAGGGGATGTGGGTAGTGGCAAGACACTTGTGGCGTTGTACGCGATGCTGGTGGCGGTGGCTCATGGTAAACAGGCGGTGTTGATGGCCCCGACGGAAATTCTCGCTCGGCAACATGCCGACACGCTGGCCGGGATGTTGGAGGCAAGCCGTGTGCGATTCGCGGTGCTTGCCGGTGGGACTGCCAAGGGCGAGCGGGAGCAGATACTCGCCGAGATCGCCTCGGGAGAGATCAACGTGGTACTTGGCACGCACGCTGTGATCCAAGACTCGGTAAAATTTAAAGACCTGGGGCTGGTTGTGATCGACGAACAGCACAAGTTCGGTGTGAAGCAGCGGGCCGCCCTTCGGCAAGGTGACATGTCACCGCACTACCTGGTGATGACCGCCACGCCAATTCCGCGCACCGTGACGATGACTCTGTTTGGCGATCTGGATATTTCCACGTTGACGGAACTCCCCGGCGGGCGGCAACCGATCAATACTTATCTCGTCGAACCGGATCACCAGGCGCGGTGGTGGCAATTTGTGCGCGATCGACTACGAGAAGGGCGGCAGGCGTATGTCGTGGCACCGTTGGTGGATGAGTCAGAAACCATCTCGGCCCCCAGTGTCGCAGAGGCGTTTGAGCAGCTTACCAATGGCGAACTCGAAGCATTTCGCATGGCGTTGTTACACGGGAGAATGACGGCCGCCGACAAGCAGGAGACGATGGACCTGTTTCGCGACGGCGAGACCCAGGTGTTGGTGAGCACGTCGGTGATTGAGGTGGGGGTCGATGTGCCGAATGCTTCGGTGATGACCGTGGCTGGCGCGGAACGGTTTGGCTTAGCGCAACTGCATCAACTCCGAGGCCGCGTGGGACGTGGCAACCATGCGGGATTCTGCGGGGTGTTGGTCAGCGAAGAATTGAGCGAACAAGGCCGCGAGCGGTTGACGGCTTTTTCTAAGTCCACGGATGGTTTTGCACTGGCGGAGTTAGACTTCTCGATGCGCGGCCCCGGCGACCTGTTTGGGACGCAGCAGCACGGTTTGCCCCCATTGCGGTTGGCCGACTTGCAGCGGGATCGCGAAATACTCGAAGAAGCCCGTCGCGAAGCGCAGCTCTTGGTGAGTGAAGACCCTGGGCTGAAACATGCGGAGCATGAACGATTGCGCGAGCAGATGCTCAAGCGGTATGGCGAGGCGCTGGATATTAGTGATGTGGGGTAG